A window of Candidatus Methylomirabilis tolerans contains these coding sequences:
- the tsaB gene encoding tRNA (adenosine(37)-N6)-threonylcarbamoyltransferase complex dimerization subunit type 1 TsaB: protein MALISGQGVICEYTLNVKATYSERLLPSIDRALRDAGITLDQVEGFAVAIGPGSFTGLRIGLSTVKGLVVAGGQSLVGVSTLEAMAWTLPFCAHPICPILDARKGEIYCALFRHEGDRLIRLMDDAAVAPERLLSRIQQPTVFLGDGLAVYEGLLQSELKELALFPPIVGRGGRAAAVAELGRRRLLSGYRDDLAQLAPHYLRLSEAEVKYAGRCASVGV, encoded by the coding sequence GTGGCCCTTATATCAGGGCAGGGGGTGATCTGCGAATATACGCTGAATGTCAAGGCGACCTACAGCGAGCGACTCTTGCCATCGATTGATCGAGCCTTGCGGGATGCCGGGATTACGCTGGATCAGGTTGAAGGTTTTGCTGTGGCTATCGGACCGGGTTCCTTTACAGGCTTGCGAATCGGCCTCAGTACCGTCAAGGGTTTGGTGGTTGCCGGGGGCCAATCACTTGTCGGCGTATCGACCCTTGAAGCGATGGCGTGGACACTCCCGTTCTGCGCCCATCCGATCTGTCCCATCCTCGATGCCAGAAAAGGTGAAATCTACTGCGCCCTGTTTCGCCACGAGGGAGATCGATTGATCCGCCTGATGGACGATGCGGCCGTCGCGCCGGAGAGGCTATTGAGCCGCATCCAACAGCCGACCGTCTTTTTGGGCGATGGATTGGCGGTCTACGAAGGTCTGCTGCAATCCGAACTGAAGGAGTTGGCGCTTTTTCCCCCCATCGTGGGACGCGGAGGACGTGCCGCGGCTGTGGCAGAGCTCGGACGCCGCCGTCTCCTGAGTGGCTACCGGGATGATCTTGCGCAACTGGCCCCACATTATCTGCGGCTATCCGAGGCAGAGGTGAAATATGCCGGCAGATGTGCGTCGGTGGGTGTGTAA